GCCGACGGCGAAAGCGGTGACGACGTGCACCACCCGCCAGACGCTGCGTCCCGGCGAGGGGGCCGCCGTCCGCCACCGGCCGCCCGCCGCGATCAGGGGCGCCGGAACGAGCAGCATGAGCAGGAACAGCAGATGGTCGGCGCCCTCGCCGACATGCCGGGCGCCGAGGGCCGCGGTGGCCGCGAACCCGCGCAGCCAGGAGCCCTCGCCCGCGGGCACCGTCAGGCTCTTGGTGTCCCAGTCGAACACCCCGAGCGTCTCGGCGTCGTCGGTCTTGAGGATCCCCCGGTCGAAGTCGTAGCGGACCGTGGCGATGACCTGGTGGGTGAGGAGCTCCTCGACGATGACGTCGTAGCGCAGCCGGAAGTCCGTGACGTTCCCGTCGGCGGGCGGGCGGATCGTCAGCGGGTAGACCAGATGCGCGCTCGCGTCGATCGTGCGGACGGCGGGCGCGCCGAGCGTCACGGTCCAGGGCGTGCCGTCGTCGCCGGACGCGCCGATGTGCTCGGCCACGTACGACGTCAGGAACGCCCGGTCGGCGCCCAGGACGCCGGACGCGGTCAGGTCGCGGTGCACGGCGATCGCCAGCCGGTCGAGGGGGAGCTGGACCTCGCCCTCGACCCGGTCCGCGCCGATGTCGAGGAGGACGGCGGAGGTGCTCATCGGGTGGGCGCCGGCCGACGGCACGGGGCCGCCGACCAGCATCAGCGCCGCGAGCAGCAGGACGGGAAGGAGTCGGCGCACGGCTTCTTGTCCCGCTCCGTCATTCCCAGCCGTAGTCGGCGGTCTCGTCCCGGAAGATGGTGTGCTGGTGGATCCCGTCGGTCGAGGCGCCGGGCTGGTTGGAGAACTCCACCCACGCCGACGGTCCGTCAAGCCGCACATAGGTCTGGTTGTTGTCCAGGGTGGTCCCGCCGCTCCAGCCGATGTACGTCTCGTCGTACTCGGAGACGTACTTGGCCAGCAGTCGCGCCGCCGCCCGCTCGTCCAGGTCGTCCACCCACGCCTTCAGCATCGCGGTGACCTTGGCCCGCTGCTTCTTGGTGAGGCTGCTGACCAGGACGCCCTCGGGCTCGGTGGGGAAGGGGCCGTCGTGGCCCGGACCGAGGTAGAGGTCGTCGAAGCTGCCGTCGATCTCGGCGGCGGTCAGTTCGTCGGCGGTGAGGGACTGGATCGCGGCGATCGTGGAGGTCCGCTTGTCCTCCAGCGGGGCGTAGTAGAGGTCTTCCCAGTCGAACTCCATCGGTTCCACGGCGGTGAGGGTGGGGGAGATGCTCACGCTGCCGCCGGCGTAGGTGAGGTTGTAGGCGGCGTGGTGGCCGCCGTACTGCACGGTGAACTCGCCTGTCCTGCTGGGCTGTCCGAAGAACGAGATGTAGTACCACTCGGAGCCGAAGTTGGCGCCGCCGCCTCCGCCGGGGGGACGGCCGCCACCGGGACCTCCGGTCGGGGTGCCGGTCGGGGTGGCTGTGGGGGTGGTGCTCGGGTCGGCGGTCGGGCTCGCGGTCGGCCCGTTGGAGCCGCCGGTGTCCGGGAGCGAGGCGAGGTAGTCGTCGGCCTTGCGGATCTCGACGAGCTCCTCGTAGCCCTTCCTGCTGAGCGCGGCCTCCATGACCTTCAGGGCCGCGGCCTCCTGCTCGTCGGTGAGGTCGCCCAGTTTCAGACCGTTGCGGACGACGACGGGCGTCGGGAAGTTCGACCAGCCGGTCTTCTTCGCCGGGTCGTCGAAGTCGTAGAGAGCGGTGTCCTTCTGTTCCTCGGACAGTGTTGCGAGGAAGGCGTTCGCGGCGGCCACGACCTGCGCGGTGTTCGCGCCGTCGGCGCCGGTGCGGTGCGCGGACGCCGGGATCGGCTGCTTCGCCGGGAGCGAGAGCCCGGCGGACGAGGAGGCCGAGCCGAGTGCCGTGCAGCCGGTGACGCCGAGCGCCACGCACACGGCGAGGGCGACGGCGGGCCGGACCAGTCTGGCGGCGGACTTGGGACGGGCGGGACGCATGGGTCTCCTGTGGGGGGTGTGGAGGAGGTTGTACCGGCCTGCCATGGTGGTCGGACCGTCTCAGAGCCAGGCGGGAGCCGGTCGGGAGTCGGGTAAGAAAGGAGACCTGTGGTGAGCGGGAGGCTGGAGGAACCATGGCGAACGAACCGACGGACCGCGTCCTCGTCGTCGACGACGACCGGGCGGTCCGTGAATCCCTGGGCCGCGCACTGGAGTTGGCCGGGTACGACGTGGTCACCGCCGCCGACGGGGTGGAGGCGCTGACCAGAACCCGTGGGGACTCCTTCAGCGCGCTGGTGGTGGACGTGATGATGCCCCACATCGACGGTGTGGCCGTCTGCCGCGTCCTGCGCGCCGGCGGCGACCGCACCCCGGTGCTGATGCTCACCGCGCGCGCCGGCGTCCCGGACCGGATCAACGGCCTGGACGCGGGCGCCGACGACTATCTGTCCAAGCCCTTCGAGATACCCGAACTACTGGCCCGATTAAGGGCGTTGCTGCGCAGAACCAGCTGGTCGCCGGAGACGGGAACAGGACCGGGAACAGGCACGGGAACAGATACGGCAACAGAGAAGAGCGAGTCGATCCCGGCCCGGATGCTGCGCACCGCGTTCCTGCGCACCGCATCCCTGCGCATCGCCCCCGCCGCCCGGCGCGTCTGGTGGGCCGACGAGGAACTGCACCTGTCCAAAACGGAGTTCGACCTGCTGGAGCTGTTGGTGCGCAACGAAGGACTCGTCCTGGACCACGCCACGCTCTACGGCGAGGTGTGGGGCCCCGAGGCGGGCGTGGACGCCAGGAACCTCGCGGGATACGTCGGTTATCTGCGACGCAAGCTCGCCGACGCCGGCGCGCCCGACCTCATCCACACCGTCCGCGGCGTCGGCTACGCGGTGCGCCGCCCATGAGCCTGCGGTCCCGTTTCGCCCTGGCCTTCGCCGCGATCGGCGCCCTGGTGGCGGTCGCGGTCGGCGTGCTCGGCTACCGCGCCGCCTCCGACCGCGTCCTCGCCGAGATCGACCGCTCGCTGCGCTCGTCCACGGTGGCCTTCGCCCAGGCCCGGGACCAGGCGCAGGCGGTGTCCGACGCGGTGACCCGGGGCCCGGACCTCTACCCGGGCCCCGACCGGCCCGGTCCCGGCGACGAGGGCGACCGGCAGACCCTCGTGCAGACCGTCGCCCCCGACGGCACGACCGCCCGGCTCGCCGGTCCGGCGGTGTCCCTCCCCGTGACGGACACCGCCCGCGCCCTGGCCACCGACGGCGCGCCCGGCGCCTCCGACCTCGCCGAGATCGACGTGGCCGGCCACACCTACCGCCGCCTTGTCACCGCCCTCGGCGGCGACCGCGGCGCCCTTCAGGTGGCGGTGGCGGTCGACCAGACGCACCACGTGCTCGGGGGCCTGGCGCGCGAGATCGCGGGCGCGAGCCTGGCCGTCATGCTCGCCGCGGCCGGCGCGGGGCGGCTGCTGGCGGGCCGTATCACCCGGCGGCTGGAACGGCTGGCCCGGGCCGCGGAGGAGGTCAGCGAGAACGGGCACGCGGAGGGGTGGGGAAGCGGCTTCGACAAGGCGCCTGCCGCCGGCACCGGCACCCGCACCGGCACCGGCACCGGCACCCGCACCGGTGTCGGAACTGGCACAGGCACAGGCACAGGCGTCGGCCCCGGCACCGGCGCCCGGGACGAAGTCAGGCGTCTGACCGCCTCCTTCGGCCGGATGCTCGACCGGCTGGCCGCAGCCCGGCAGGCGCAGGAACGTCTCGTCCAGGACGCCGCGCACGAGTTGCGCACCCCGCTGACCAGCCTCCTCGCCAACGCAGGCGTCCTGCGTCACCTCGGCGAGCTCTCCCCGGACGCCCGCGACCGGCTGCTGGCCGACGTCGAGGGCGAGACGCGCGAGCTCGGCCATCTCGTCGACGAACTCGTCGAACTGGCCCTCGCGCAGGGGCGCGACGAGCCGGAGGAGCCGGTCGGGCTGGCCGAGACGGCTCGCCGGGCCGCCCGGCGCGTCCACCGCCGCACCGGCCGCCTCGTGCGTCTCGACGCCGACGACAGCGTCGTACGCGGTCGCCGTCACGCGCTGGAGCGGGCCGTCGGCAACCTGCTGGAGAACGCTGCCAAGTTCGACCCGGGCGACGAGCCCGTCGAGGTGCGGATCCGCCGCGGCGACGTCGCCGTCTCCGACCGGGGCCCCGGCATCGCCGACGTCGACGCAGAACGCGTTTTCGATCGTTTCTACCGGTCCGACGCGGCCCGCGCCCTGCCCGGCTCGGGGCTCGGCCTCGCCATCGTCCGTGACGTCGCCGAGACCCACGGCGGCGTCGCCTTCGCGGGCCCACGCCCGGGCGGCGGCGCCACCGTCGGATTCACGGTGAGCGCGACCCGCCTGCTCAGCCCGGCGCCGGACGCAGGCCCGGAGGCGCGGGCCCGCCCCTCCCGTTGATCACTGTGGCGGTGAGCGGAGGAGAGCGGAAGAATCCCTCGCGTAACCGCATAACGCACCGCACGCAAACGGAAGAGGGAACCCTCCCATGGTCGAGCAGGACGAACGC
This window of the Streptomyces sp. NBC_01275 genome carries:
- a CDS encoding HupE/UreJ family protein; the encoded protein is MRRLLPVLLLAALMLVGGPVPSAGAHPMSTSAVLLDIGADRVEGEVQLPLDRLAIAVHRDLTASGVLGADRAFLTSYVAEHIGASGDDGTPWTVTLGAPAVRTIDASAHLVYPLTIRPPADGNVTDFRLRYDVIVEELLTHQVIATVRYDFDRGILKTDDAETLGVFDWDTKSLTVPAGEGSWLRGFAATAALGARHVGEGADHLLFLLMLLVPAPLIAAGGRWRTAAPSPGRSVWRVVHVVTAFAVGHSLTLALAASGVIDLPSRPVETLIALSIAVSAVHALRPLVARGEVLIAAGFGLVHGLAFASLIGDLGLDRGSLVTTLLGFNLGIELTQLLVVALVMPSLLVLARTAVYPVFRIGLAVVGLAFSVSWMLERSTLTSSDPFEGVQTWLVGHPLPVAATVAAAAVAARLLAPVGPPAGEPVGTAARR
- a CDS encoding DUF3500 domain-containing protein, encoding MRPARPKSAARLVRPAVALAVCVALGVTGCTALGSASSSAGLSLPAKQPIPASAHRTGADGANTAQVVAAANAFLATLSEEQKDTALYDFDDPAKKTGWSNFPTPVVVRNGLKLGDLTDEQEAAALKVMEAALSRKGYEELVEIRKADDYLASLPDTGGSNGPTASPTADPSTTPTATPTGTPTGGPGGGRPPGGGGGANFGSEWYYISFFGQPSRTGEFTVQYGGHHAAYNLTYAGGSVSISPTLTAVEPMEFDWEDLYYAPLEDKRTSTIAAIQSLTADELTAAEIDGSFDDLYLGPGHDGPFPTEPEGVLVSSLTKKQRAKVTAMLKAWVDDLDERAAARLLAKYVSEYDETYIGWSGGTTLDNNQTYVRLDGPSAWVEFSNQPGASTDGIHQHTIFRDETADYGWE
- a CDS encoding response regulator transcription factor: MANEPTDRVLVVDDDRAVRESLGRALELAGYDVVTAADGVEALTRTRGDSFSALVVDVMMPHIDGVAVCRVLRAGGDRTPVLMLTARAGVPDRINGLDAGADDYLSKPFEIPELLARLRALLRRTSWSPETGTGPGTGTGTDTATEKSESIPARMLRTAFLRTASLRIAPAARRVWWADEELHLSKTEFDLLELLVRNEGLVLDHATLYGEVWGPEAGVDARNLAGYVGYLRRKLADAGAPDLIHTVRGVGYAVRRP
- a CDS encoding HAMP domain-containing sensor histidine kinase, producing the protein MSLRSRFALAFAAIGALVAVAVGVLGYRAASDRVLAEIDRSLRSSTVAFAQARDQAQAVSDAVTRGPDLYPGPDRPGPGDEGDRQTLVQTVAPDGTTARLAGPAVSLPVTDTARALATDGAPGASDLAEIDVAGHTYRRLVTALGGDRGALQVAVAVDQTHHVLGGLAREIAGASLAVMLAAAGAGRLLAGRITRRLERLARAAEEVSENGHAEGWGSGFDKAPAAGTGTRTGTGTGTRTGVGTGTGTGTGVGPGTGARDEVRRLTASFGRMLDRLAAARQAQERLVQDAAHELRTPLTSLLANAGVLRHLGELSPDARDRLLADVEGETRELGHLVDELVELALAQGRDEPEEPVGLAETARRAARRVHRRTGRLVRLDADDSVVRGRRHALERAVGNLLENAAKFDPGDEPVEVRIRRGDVAVSDRGPGIADVDAERVFDRFYRSDAARALPGSGLGLAIVRDVAETHGGVAFAGPRPGGGATVGFTVSATRLLSPAPDAGPEARARPSR